The Ovis aries strain OAR_USU_Benz2616 breed Rambouillet chromosome 2, ARS-UI_Ramb_v3.0, whole genome shotgun sequence nucleotide sequence TGTCCTTCGCAGGCTCTCGTCGCCACGCGTAAAAATGAGGGGCGGGAACAGGAAATGGGTTGGGCCGAATTCCGGGCGCCGGGAGGCTGCGGAGAAGATCCGAGAGGTTGGCAGCTGGGAGCCGTTAGCGAGAGCTGAGATGTTCCGGATCGAAGGCCTTGCGCCGAAGCTGGACCCAGAGGAGATGAAACGGAAGATGCGCGAGGATGTGATCTCCTCCATACGGAACTTCCTCATCTATGTGGCCCTGTTGCGAGTCAGTAAGTACCCTCCGGGCTGTGGCCGCGAGACGCAGGGAGCTCGCCGCCACCTGCCCACCCGGCTCTGGTCCCACCGGCCTTGTGGGGGCCTTGGAGCAAGAGCTAAGCAGTTGTGAGGAACAAGAGCTGTGCACGCTGAGGGCGGCGGGCGCAAGCGGGCAAGGCTTAGGATTTACGGGTCAGGGTGGGGGTACCAAGTGCACGCGGCGAGCCGGACCACGAGGTTAATCACTCAGCCCCTCCTTAAGGACGATTGAGTTGAAAGAGCCTCTAAGGTTTGCGGGTGCGAtccctggggtcgcgaagatcccttggagaaggatatgggaacccactccagtattcttgcctgggaagtcacatggacagagagctaaagtatatggggtcgcaaagagtcggatgagacttggcaactaaacaaaacTAACTTAATCCCCAGGAGCAAGCCCCTCGTTTTGCAAACAGAAAAGCTGGTATCTAGAGTGGAGCAATAGCTGGCTCAAGGTCATTCAGCGATTCAGTGAATGATCTTGACCTAGAATCGAGAGTTCTTAACTGACTGCCAAGTTTCCTTCCATTAGTGCTAACCTTTAAAATCtagattttgttccttttatttgtAAAGAGAGTGAAATAGgtgattactttttcttttttttttttttagaagaagaaAGGATCGATAGAGTTAATGGTAATACCTgaacatttatttgatttttacgtttggtagaaaatatttgcattgcCTGATTTTGGCCTAAGTCTCTGTATATCCTCTTTGCAAATAAGAACTCCATTTTCAGAAGGGACTTTCGCCAAGTAGTAGAATTATAGGCACACAGTACTGGAGCTAGATACAGTTTTATAGATCAGTGCTCTGGTTTTACTGATAGGAATCTCAGAAGTGAATTGCCCCTGTTGCTAGATTTCTAGTTCAGTATACTTTTTCATTGTTCCTTGTTCTGTATTATTGATAGGTCTGGATAGAGAGGAAGAGTTGATTCAGATAAATGGCGACCATACCACGGTCATCTTGTGTAAGGCTCATGTTAGGCCTAAGGCCAGAGTTCTTGAGGTCGGGTCTCTTTtactctgtccttcactgtgtgTGGTGTTACTCTGCTTCCCCAGGAGAGGGAGCCCTTGGAAAACGGAAACTACCGTCATTTTGCTCCTTCAACAGCTTGCAACTCTCAACTTGACTAATTTCctcctcttgcctttttttttggttgactTAGTTGCCAGTGAAACATTTGCTGCTTTTCAATGACCTTTGTGTTTGAGACGaatcagtttaaaaacaaaacaaaagagaatacTGATccttgaaagtgacagtgaagtcgctcagtcgtgtccgactctttgtgagcccaccaggctcctgcgttcatgggattctccaggcaagaatactggagtgggttgccatttccttctccaggggatcttcccaacctagggattgaacccaggtctcccgcattgcaggcagacactttaacctctgagccccgAGGGAAGCCTTACCACTTTTTAAATTGAGATGTAATTTGCATGTTATCCACTtaacccatttaaagtatacagttcattGGTTCTTTGTGTAGTcaagagttgtgcaaccatcaccacaatctattttaaaacattttcttccctTCTGAAAGAAACACCATGCCCATTAGGTGTCATTCTCCCATTTTCCCCCTtccctagcccctggcaaccactaaggGACTTTTTGTCTTTAGAGGTTTCCCTATTCCAGATACTTTTTATAAATGGAACTGTACAGTATATGACCATGtctagcataatgttttcaaggtttgtccatactgtagcatgtatcagtatttcctttttattgccaaatactattccattgtatggatataccacagttgaTCCATTCTTTGGATgactgttacttttttttctgataagaatTGGGGTTTTAAGTATTTAATGTATTAAATGCATTAATAATATTGTGtaatcatcaccaccatctccGGAACACTTTTTCTTTCGTAAAACTGGACTCTATAGCTGTTACACAGTAATTCCCCATTCCTTGCTCCTCCTAGCTGCTGGCAGCACCCctcatccctttttttttttttaaggaaccactATACTGTGTTCCATAGCAGCAATACCATTTTTATACTCTTAGCAACAGGGTACAAGAGTACCATTTTCCCACATCCTTGCCAAGTTTTTTGACAGTAGCCATCCTCgtgggtgtgaagtgatatctcactgtagttttgttttgcatttctctaatgattaatgatgctgagcatcttttcccaTGCTTATTTTGGCCACAGCACTGTTACACAAGACAAAAATATCACTTCTTTAGATCCCTATGACAGCACTTCCTTGTGTGCTAGACATTTCTATCTACACCACTCTACTCATAATAACTGAAATAGGACTGTATCAGATGTGAACTGAAGCACACAAATAATATATGACTAATCAGTGGGGGAACGAACATATGTGTCTAGCTTTCTGGATCCCTACTTCAGTGTTTTCCCCCACTCTCTGCctttcaaatgtgttttttttttagtgagaaaTGCCATTTTGTTCCTTCCAGAGTTTTGTTCCTTTGACAGTAACATCACAAAGTAAAAAGTTGTCATTTGAAGGAGGATTAGATTTCTTCTTTATGTCGTAAGAGGAGAACTACATGAAGAAAAGATTTTATCTAGTGTAAGAGTGAACTTTATAATACTTGTAGCTGCACGACAGTGGGATGGGCTCCCTTGAAAGACAGCAGTTTGCTTTTACTGGGTGCACAGGCCAAGGCTTAGCCATCGTTTGTTTGAAAAATGTTGAACTGTAAAATTTATCTCCCAGTCCTGTAATTCCATAATGTAACTTATGATGATCTGGATCTGAGAACAAATTCTgggtttattttcctttcagctCCTTTTATCTTAAAGAAATTGGACAGCATATGAAGAGTGGGTGTCACGTGTGAATGCATGGTATGAAGAACCTGGTTACAGTTTCTTCTCCTATCTGGAAATGAATAGGCCCAGAAAGATGTAAGAGACTCTTCGACTGAATGGACATAAAAATTCTACTTGTTAAGAACAATTTTGGCGCTGGTACCTGACCTTTATAGCTAAAACTCTTTGGCAAGTATGAAGAGACGTTTTACAGTCATAGTATTCCCTTATACCTGTGATATCAGCCTCAATGAATGTGGGTGTAATTGTACATCATGATGTCAAACTCCATTTTCTAGCAAGTATGAATTATAAGGGAATTATGTCTGCAATGGCCCTGTCTTGTGAGTCATTTCTGTGTACTTTTTTACTTCTGTTTGGAGTATATTTGTTGAAGAATTCCTCTCCATTAGTTATGTTTTATGGAAGCCAGCACACAAACATGTTGTTTAAGCATAGGACTATTAgtctatatttttaataagaaaaatacggcttttatttttcttaacccACATTTTTGCTGCAAACGAACAATCACTGGTGAGACTACTGTAACACTGAGACTATTGCAAACCACATTGAGTTCCTCCTGTTTGGGACTGGAGAATTTGCTAGTCCTGATAAAATAACATGGTTCTATTCTTAAGCAGTCTTTACGAAAGGCAGCATTACTGCTTGAGGCTGAGAATATGTAATACCACCAAAGGGGAAAATGCTGTATTTTTAAAGTCAGGCAGTTCTCCAAGTTTGTTGGGAGAAGGGGAGAGTCCTTAACTTTCCTCCCAGATACCATGACATTCACCTCTTTTTCAAGAATTACATTGAGTTTACCTTCCTGTCTGTAAATAACAATTATGTTGTTACtttatgaattttctgttttagatGTTGCCTGCTGACTTCTGCATGTGAGGATTATGTCTCTTTCCTGTCCTTACCTCTGTCTCTCACACATCTCATTTCTGCTTCCTTTCTGTGTACTTATTAGTGTGATTTTCATTAGATTGATTTCATTAGGACTCCAAACACTGTTTATTGTTGCCTTTTCCTGCATATCCTTTTGATTTTCCTAggcttagttttctgaacttaTCACACTAAATCAGCTAAACTTTTTGCCATGTATTTAAATTGCTCGGTGTTCAGTGTCATGAGGGGTGCTGTTTTGTCTTAAGTCTTTCCTGCAAAAAGGGCTTATTTGCGGCGAGCTGAATTTGGCTTATGGGACACCTGCTCTAAAGTACAGGGCAGAATCTGGCAAAGTGTGAAATAGCCTCCAGCATTACAGAACTGTCTTGTTAAAGTGAGATGCTTGTTCTCTTGCAGATATTTATAAGGAAGATGATCTAACATAAGGTCTGgcttttaggggcttccctggtggctcagatggtaaagcatctgcctgcaatatgggagacctgggtttgatccctgggtcaggaagatcccctggagaagggaatggcagccactctagtattcttgcctggagaattccatggacaaaagtcCCAGAGATTAATAACTCATTTATCGGTTAATAGTTTCTATTATATGCCATGCTCTTGTGCCAGAAGCTGGGAATGGACAATCATGGGACTGCCATTTTGGGGTCTATAATTCACCAAAGGATGCCACACAAATGGATATCTGAAGGACCTCACCTTGCTGCTGGTTCAGATTTGAAGGAATAACTACATTATCTTCTGGGGAAAGGGTAAAGAAGGGGGAGCCAGGTAGGAATTGATTAAGGTGTTCAAATCATATTGATCAAGAGGAATTCAAAATTGCTTACTTAAACCTAGATGCACTGTGGGGCCTAGATTTGAAAGGAAGGTCAAACAGGATGGAATGAGCAGACTAGTACATGTTGATTGGGAGGAATGTAATgtaggggaaagaaagaattcagGGAAGACTCCGGAGGTGCAGGAAGTATCTTAGATTATCTGGGTGGACCCAGTGTAATCACACGGATTTTAGAACTGGGAGAAAGAAAGCGGGGTCAGAGATGTTACAACAGAAGCAGAGGTTGGAATGATACGGCCGCCTGCCAAGGAATGTGGGCCGCCTCTGTGTTCCATAAGCTGGGAAGGGTGGGGCACAGATTTTCTCCTAGAACCTCCAGAAGGGCCGCGGGTCTGCAGACACCTTGACTTTAACCCCTCAAGACCTGTTTCAAACTTCTGACCACAACCGTAAGgtaatttgtgttgttttaagtttgaataatttgttagagcagcagcagcaaaccaatACATTTATACCACTCCTCCCTCATTTCCTGTATTGTGGCCTCATCCTCTTCAGATCTAGGGTAAATCCCTTATCTGTTCCACCATCTTTGGTAGAATTTTATTATTCACTGATCAGGCTTGAAGTACTTTCTGGTCCTGGATTATCTTTTCCTTATAAACTTCCTCAGCTGTGACCATGGCTTTATTTACCATCTATCTAGCAGAAAGTCCCACTGTTTATTTCAAGTTGAAGTGTTGGCCATATTTGGCTATCCATCTGCCCACCTAGCAACTCCATCTCAGGTATTTTCAGCTTGCAGGTCCAAAACTGGACCCAGTACTTCTCACTTGAAattttttgctcaaattcagtAAATGGCTCCATCAACATAGCTGCTTAAACTACAAATTAGGGAATCTTCCTTGAATCTTTAATTACATCTCCAAACCCCCTCTTGCCATATGAGATACATACTAACAGGTTTGGAGTTTAGGACAATAGTCATTTTGGGGTGGGGGCATTCTGCCTACTACTTTAATAAAGGTTTAGATTTGGTGGGGAAAAGTTGCAAGTGTCCTCCTGCCAAGATCTGCTTTCTCTGGAAAGTCATTTTCAGACCTCAGCCTTCCTTAATCACTCAACCCCACAGCCATAGCCTAGATTTagatttgatttctttcctcaactACAAATAGTTCAGCCCCACTAGACCCTCTCATAATGTTTATCCTGCCCCTTCATTGCTGTGCTTTACCACCTTCATGCCTCAGCTCACTCCACTAGCCAGTGTTGTGATCATTCTTGCATACACCTTCAAAtctcttccctccctgtagtGTCAGTGTACTTGTCTGGCAAAACCCCATCCTGGTTAAATCCTACTCTCTGCAGCTGAAGTGTCTGGAAAGATACACCCTGACAGGCTCTACCTGGAAAATGATGACTGTTGAACCTCAACTGGGTCCTATAGAACCACTGCATTTCCTTAGTTCATTCTAATCCACTAGATAGACATGTGACACCTTCTCGGACCTCTAGGATCTCCCCTTATCTTCAAGCTCAGGTGACAGTGTTGCTTCTTCTTTCCCCAAGAAAATAGCGGCATCCAGAGGAAAGCTCCCATACACTTACCCCGTGATGACCCACCCACCAGTATCTGTACCCTCCCTCCCATTaggaaagtcaaagtgttagtcgctgagtggcatccaactctttgcgaccccatggactatagcccatcaggctcctctgtccatgggtttctccaggcagagatgcaggatacacaggtttgatacctaggtcaggaagattccgttAGGAAAGCCCTCTCCTATTTAAGACCAAACTCCTCAATCCCACCTGCATCAGCAACCCGACGATCATGACCCATCAAGTCTCTTGGATCATTCCCTATAGGATTCAAAAGGGCTGTGAtttcctttgactttttaaaaaagccctGTTGCAAATttgttcccctggaggagatgctGAAATTTTGTACAGGAGGTTTTAGGGCAAGTATTTGGGGGGATGGGGAAGCACTTCTGAGAACAAGTGAAACAAAtctgggagggaggagaagtTGAACTGTGGTGCAGCTGCAAATAGGGTGATCAGCCATGCAGGACTATCCCAGCTTAGCACGGAAACCTCAGTCCTGGGCAAGCCAGAATAGCCGCCCTGGTTGAAAAAGCAGCTTCAGTCAGTCCCACAGGTATCTGATGCTAGATGGCCCTTCAGAGAAGTCCTGAGCAAGGCCAGAGGGCAGGGCCTTTCTGCCCTTGCATTGCCTAGCCACCGCACAGGGGCTGCTGGGCCGGTGTACTATATGCAGGCAGCTTCCTTCAGCTGAAGGCATCTCCTGAGGGGGATGCAGCTGTGTGGTGTCTGTAGCCAACCTTTATAGCTGCTGGCTGATCGAGTTCCTTCATCCAAAGTTGAAATCTGGGTGGTTCGGCATAGCATCCACCATAATCCTCTTGAATCCTCACCCCTCTCCGTCTTCCATCCCATTTCTCTGCTCTCAGTTAAATGCTTCAAGAAGGCTGTTTCTATTTTCACTCCTTCCTCCTGTTATCTCCCGAACCCATTCCAGTTaggtttgcatccccaccaatcTTTTGAAACTGCTCTTGTCAAGGTTAACTAACCTGTCTTGCCCTTTCAGCAGCATTCAACACACTTCCTTACTATTTTAACCACCTTACAGGCCTTCTTGATTTTCCTTTTATCTACCCTTTCTGTTCCACTCACCCATCCTTCCTCAGATTCTTTTGCTGGTTCTTCATCTCTAACCTCTGACACTGGTGGTGTCCCAGGCTTCACTCCTCGGTCCTCTTTATTTACAGTAGAGATCCTGCACTGACTATTGGTTTTCCTATCTGATCTTTTGGCCCAAAatacctttcctttcctttcagtggAGAGGAAAGTTCCTGTTCTGAAAAACAGAatcctttagttttgttttccaaaaagaTGTGTATCACTAACGTGACCTTTTGAACTGTTTCCATTAGATCAGCTTGTTGGTTTTATAGCTAAGGTATATATAGTCATCTGACAAGGACCATCTGACAAGGACTACTATAACTTACTCTACCCCAATTTGTATGTTTATTTAGGAGGGAAGAAAGTAGCTAAGTGCACATATGTTTGTGATACCAAGAGACTGAAGACTACTTTTTATGGGACAGTGTGGAAACATAATGAAGATTCCTGCTGGGTGTGATAGAGCAGTGGGAACGTACGTGATGCTCTTCTTCCCCAAATTCAAATTGCATTGTCTCTGATTATCTGAGCTGatagaagaaaaacaatatataaattacttgaaataataaagatattgcaaaaaaaaatgtttagaaatgtgCTAGATGAAAATTAGAACCAGGAAATGATCTAATGAATTGCTCATTTACCATCATTAGTAAAATTCAGCATCTATATATTTTCGGTATacttttgaataaaatttaataagCTTTGTATTGAACCTTCACATCAATTATAGAATTTCACTCAACTTTTGTAATAACCATTGTTTTCATTGGTCACAAGTGTAAGACATGGATTCTTTattgaacataaaaataaaagtgtaagtGAAACCTTAAACCTAGTAAATTTTGAGAAAATCATTC carries:
- the TOMM5 gene encoding mitochondrial import receptor subunit TOM5 homolog, which encodes MFRIEGLAPKLDPEEMKRKMREDVISSIRNFLIYVALLRVTPFILKKLDSI